From the genome of Watersipora subatra chromosome 9, tzWatSuba1.1, whole genome shotgun sequence:
TAGAGtggcataaaaataaattataaaagattGTGTTTCAAACGCTAGTGAGTTTGAGTGATGTGTATTATTTTGTCCCTTTCTTCCCTGAGCAGACTGCACATTCGTCGAAGAGACTTGGCGGCATCTGACGGATTACCTTTTTTCACTTCTATAGTGTGGTGGATTACATAACCAATGTCAACAATGAAAAATAGGGAGCCTGCCAAGCCACCTCCAACTGTCATCAACGTTCGTCTCAATCCTCTAGTAGCACCCAGCTACAAAGATTCACATAACAAAGAACTGCATTTAATGAGTAATTAAAAAGTGACAGTTGCAACCAGCTGATTAGCAATAGAAGTGAAAATTTCAAAACAAAGgctttttattttgtgattACGGCTATTGGGACGTCACCACCCTTTTGTTCTAAGCCGAACCTTGTCCTCCTACATACAAGAACAGAACTTCAAAGGATGAAAGCCAAATCTAAATGTAGTAATATTGCATGAATTTATGTACGTTGATGCAGCAGTGAATGCAGTAGTAAACGATAGCGGATTTTTCTGTAAAGGCAGAGCTTGATGTATATGCTTTACCAAGATTGGCCTGCCAATGGTGAGAgaatatgttttaaaataacatacaataaaaaaatttaatttatactAACAATCGAGTGactcttattattatatgcAAAGATTCAAACAAACCttacttaaaaaattaattttaaaactcaCAACAAATCACATTTTAAGAATGACAATAAAAATTCATATATATTAATGTCGTGAACACAAAAGTTTGCGTGTGTTTTCCGACACAAGAGTAGGCCTACTTTTCAAAGCTGTCACGAGTACAACTACATGTGCTAAGATTTTACAGTGCCTCTTATTTCATAGCGGGTATGCTCCAGTTTTTAAAGGTATCATAAATAATAACACCAGTAATGTCTTAATACTTATTTATATTCAGATTCCATTCCCAAAAATTGAGGCAAAAGCAAAGGCATTCCTCCTAAAATTGTGAAGGGTTATGATTACAATTCAAACACCTCCCTTGTACCCAAAGCACCATAAATGACCTTTGGAAAATTAGTGGCTTTGAACGGCAATTTATGTTTGCAATTAGACCTCAACATACAACTATACCTCCATTTACAATCGCCTCTGCCTCAGCAGGTCTATGTTTGACTGGTCGATTGGGGGGCAGACTCTAAACTAACTTGGGCAGTGTTTAGTATAAAATTCCGTACTAATTAGCGATACCCTTTATTCAAAAATTCAAGGTGAAATCAAAATATCAGAAATCCTCAATTATtattcaatctatatatatatatatagtatttctcaaagttcgtCGTTCGCCATTGtatttgtccagctatagctaataaaatcttggaattaagaATCCGTAAAGCaggtttgatctcggaacctcccattcgcTAGTCCAACTGCCTAAGCCACATGAGCTTGATAGATATGCTAGGCAACATACGTcactatatgagagcaaatagcCTACACTTTCAGTCACGACGCAACGTCAGTCACGTCACGGAGAAAGGTAGCTTTTATTAgaaagcttactcaaattatccgttggcaatgtgccaggctaatagcaagtggcaggcaactctcattacttctcattgtttataagctgatttttagtaCCCGAgaaacgccgggtagcacagctagttattaaATTAAGTAGGCAAAGACCCATGGTGTTAGTGAACTTTCATCATCACTTCATGTGAAACTTAATAAAATGACCAACACAAAATAGTTCAGATCTTAACAAAACTCAAAACATGCCAGTGTTACGGTTAATCAATGATAAAAAATCTCACAACCTGATCTAACCCCAACTCACAAATAAGTCTGTCTATTTATAGCAGTGCaagaaaaatgatttgaaaaaGGAATAGTGATATAATAAATGGATAACAAATAACAATCATTACAAGATAATTCAGTGAAAAGATTGCAAGCACCATGCGAAGAATTTGCACAAACCTTCCATAAGGAGCTGCCTGTTTGGATGAACTTAGCAGTAGAGTATACAGCTTTTCCAGTCTTTGCCATACCATATCTTGAACACGAATCATATTATGTAATAGGTATAAAATAGCACAGGGTTATCGCAACACAAAGCATTTTGCATAAGCCGCATCATGATAATTGTCGATTATAAGCAAGTAAAAAATGCCTCCTAGTATAACAATCACATCGGTAGTAGGCCTAAGCCAAATCTactatttttcattgttttattgAAATGAAAATGTATGTATTGAGGCCAATACAGAACTTACATTCTCAGACCAGAAGCCCACAATAATTGCAGTCCATCAATAAATGAGGTGAGGCCTATCTTAGCCTTCGCTTTGTCGTCTTTACCAATATTAGATGTGTCAATTGTTGTCTCTATCTTAGATAGCAGTTCTGCTTGAGCAGATTTGTCAATTTCTAATGCTTTTTGAGCCGAATCAACGCgagtttttttctttaaatattCCACAACCTCAGCTAATGTTGCTGTAACGCCTCCCCCTGCTGCAATCGTTAATCCAGTTCCAGCAAGCAGTAAACTCGTTCCACCAGTAAAAAATGATAATGCTAAAGCTGTTACAGCCAGACCGCCACCTACAGCACCAGCAACACCACCTGCAATTTTCGAATATGTGGCTTTTTTATGAATGTCATCTAACTCGTCTGCTACTCTGGATAGTTcacaaattgttttatttcttaACGTAATCCAGTCTTCGATAAGAAAACTAAGCTGTTTCTCGTTTTCAGTAAGTTCTGTAGACTTGGAAAATTTGATACCCATTATCCGTCCGACTTATAAGTTGCGTCCACGCAAATAACCTTGCCTTTTACGCAGAATATACAGAACTTATTTTGAAAGCACAATGAtgatcaaaacatacattaccAGTCTATAACATTATTAAAACTGACAGCGTAGTCAAGAGTCCTTGGCTGCATGGTGTGTAGCTACGTTCTATGAGTTCAGTTGAGAACTCACCTTTTTGCATGTAAATCAAGACCAATTTCAAGGTCCACAGGCAATAAATGTTGCGCTATCTTGAGTTTTTTCCGCACTGTGCTTGATTggaagattattattattatgttggttcatttacagttttattaaataaacatTAAGGAATGATTTGTTTTCAATAGTTTTGTTTATgagcaaatatttaatttaaaattatttattttttgttgagcTACTTTTCTAGGACTTTCCTACAACAAAATGTTTCATCGAGCTACCAGAACTCGCACGAAAAGATCGTCACATAGATTCATAACCATCGTAGTCATCTGATCGTGAGCCAAACATTTTCATCATCTATGTGCTTTATAATTGACTGTACAATTTCATTTTACGTGTCCTTTAGAAATGTCACGAAAAAGTCGATATTATTCAACATTACTAGCGTAACCTAATGGAGGTTATAAATATAAACACTCAGCCAAATATATTACTACCGTAATATATTTGGCTGAGTGTATTTAGCGATAAAGTCGCGAGATTACATGTGTTACATTAGTTATTATCtaatacatgtgcatgtagaaGGATTAGAAGTAGCTTATCGTATTAGGTGGTTGAATTTTATTAGTCTACTTTGCATTTTCTTGTGTTCTCATGTGCAATCGATAACTATCTAGGGTACGCCGTTTGATTATTAGCGCATAAGTATTGTAggggaaacagtcccaacatcgacaagtccgaacctagacaagtccaCAAATGTCCATATATAGATTCGTTGCTTGTAGACAGTATCTCGTGGTCTTTGTTTTTCTGTCTCACTAGTGTATCTTCCTTCGCTACTTATTCTTACCCATCCTGTTCTACACTGCTTTACATatccttatatacagtgtttcaTTGCCTTTCCATGAAAGCTGGCTTGCATATTATTACGCTGATCCCAGGATAGCTTGATGAATGTCCCTATTAGAAATAGCTGAGTTTAGCAAATCCATAACATACTCCACCCCTAGATACGGTGCCAGTATTCAAATAATGGCTTACCAGCATCGATAAGGCAATTATGGATTTAAGTAGCGTAAATTAGAATGTTCTTCTGGCCTGAGTCGAAGTGATACTTTAGGTCATCATATTTGAGAAGCAGCTTCAGGTAGCGATGTTGAATTTCATTCTTTTCTGGGACAACTTCATCAAAGCGAGATTCCAGTGTACTTTTGTAGTCATGAGGTTGCTTTGCATATTTTTAGCATGCAGCTGATAGGCTGTTGCAGGTGCATGAGTAGCTTTTCTACTTGAATACACTCTGCTGCTACCAGCTGTGCTAGCAGTCCAACACTTGCAAGAGTTACTGGTTGCTCCGCAATGCTGTACCTTTCCTGTGAAAGGACTACTGTTGCCGTAAGAGTTATGCCTAGCATGATTTCGTGGGTGTCTTTTGTAATGTGGGAGCCTTGACTGGTATTGCTCTTGTTTAGCGCCAACCTCCTTTGCTGATGCAAATTGAAGCCGTTTATTTAAACCGACATGCAGCTGCTCTCCATTTCTGGAACATCAAGCTTCGAGGTAGTGACAGTCCTGTCCGCATGGCTTACCCTTTTTCTTGTTCTTTTGTATGGTTTATCCGATTTGTGGTAACTGGTATAGGGCACAGGTTAAAACCAATTTACTCATAATCTTAGGAGCGAACCTTTGTGGTTTCTCTTGATTAGAGCTTATGGATGGCTGTGACCTTTTCTTTGGTACCATACAACTCCTTATTAGAtgggagtagtctccacatcgGAAACAACGTTTAACTCTTCAAGATTTTCCATTGGTTTTGTTATCGCTTTGTCTCTTTTGCTCCAGAGCAGCAGTTCTGGCAGACTGATCTGTTATCAGCTTGGTCTGTTTAGCCATTTCTAGTGAGATTAAATGTAGCGCATCAGCTAGGTTTGTCTCATTGCAGTCAGTGTAGTTTTCTGCAGTCCCGCAGCTAACACTGCTCAAACTGTCTATTTGGGTAACTTTTGGAAGATGTCTTGATGGTCGCACTGGTTGACGCCCAGCTAATTAATTTTCTGCTGGAGACGACATGTGATTGCTGGCAGCCTGTCTGTCCTGCAGTTCCAACACATACTTCTGGTACATATCGTCAATGAAGGTTGCCGCATCAATGTTTACTGAtgtatcggagtgcatgacctgCTTTGGCTGTTTCTCCGCAGTATCAGCAAATGGATTAGCTGCATTCAAGAACGGGCTACTGATCGGCTGGAATGGATGAGTAGACGTTTTGGAGTCTCTGCCTTGAGCCATCTCTCTTCAGAGAGCTGTTTAACAATTACTAGGTTGTGCATACAACTAAACTTTCAGTAGCAACAGGATTACAGATACGAGGGGTGATCATAAAGTTCCCGGAATCGTTTTCCTAgtcaaatacagtgaaactcggataactcaaacttcaagggaccgagcaaaagtgttcgaattatcagagtgttcaagttatcagagcactgtcacaagtccatgtatttacttatttattagtagatacatgaacatatacaaactataatataaatcaaaagcacaaatggcttgtttcaaattaaatgcttctaatgtaaagtttaaaacgtttttatcaaaaagtatagagatttttctatcacttgagattggtttgttgtttgaggtgatgttattgccaggacgttttttagattgacattggcaaaacttgatcgttgctgaaatgctcaaaagaaaagacatctttttcttttgagcgttttacccgcgatcaattttgccgatttttcttgaagtttatgcaaagattaacttactttacctggcattcgttaagagcaacactctgaggcagttcaattaaaagttttacgaggttttactgtgcattgtatatcactaacgttttttgaatggatacttattgagtgtacacacgtattctgtgtttaggtcaaacgatgaatagttttttttagctaagacaacgtatacgtttaattaccacaatttttaaaacgttttaaacattcaacattccgacgttgattcaacacggaatccacgtcggaaaactGTTCATCACggactagccgggtcacgcactcaaggattttcgccacgcaaatacaaaacaaaaacaacatgctgtttttgttttgtaggtgcgtggcgaaaatccttgcgcccgtgacccggctagcccgtgctattcatcgtataacggtataaatcaaatttcaccaaacctttagaacagtcgttgacaaaaatattttgccgatggaggtagtaacgacgcttatgaattacgaaaagttgaggtttacctctatggcttggaataaagtgattttctaaagcgatagcaaccgtttcggtagccgttgggcaaaaaacagttcgaattaacagtgttgagttcgagttatatagagccatttatcattgcgtgggaacggaccaggcaaatccagtcgagttaaccatgtgttcgctatatccgagggcgagttatccatgtttcactgtataagaCCATGTGCAGTTGTTTTGATTGTTGCATGTTGCTAAGCAGCACGGAATTTTCCCTTAGCCAAAGTTTTACGCCTGTAAGAGCATGTGcagtgaagttatagtaggcaatgtcaaggtcatttttCAAGGTCGTATTTTTCCAAAATGAATGATGTAGAAGCGCAGCGCGTTCttgtaaagttttgtttaaaacttgGAAAGTCCAGTGCTGGGACACTCCAAATGTTATGGACAGCTTATGGAGACTCTGCCCTTAAGAAAACAGCCTGTTATGAATGGCACAAAAGATTTAGAGAGGGAAAAACAAGTATTAAAGATGATGACCGCATGGGCAGACCGGCAACTTCAAGGACCACAACTGCCGCAGACGTTGTGAGGCAGCAGGTGATGGGAGATAGGCGATTGACTATACGTGAAATATCAGCAGAAAGTGGGCTTTCTTATGGTACATGTCATCTTATTCTCACTGAAGATTTAGGCATGAAAAGGATCTCTGCAAAGATGGTACCCAAACTGCTCACTGACGACCAAAAAGAAAACGAGTTGGCTGTTGTATTGAACTGAAAGATGCTTTAGCACAAGATCCTGACTTTCTTTCAAAAGTTGTGACTGGGGATGAAAGTGGGGTCTATGGATATGACCCAGAGACCAAATCGCAAAGTTCTCAATGGATATCTCCTGGCTCTCCTAGGCGTAAGAAGGCTCGAATGTCTcgctcaaatgtaaaaatgttgcTAATAACCTTTTTCGACATCAGATGTGTGGTACACTCTGAATTTCTGCCACATGGTCAAACTGTGATTCAGCATGTGTACAAAGACATTCTGATAAGACTTAAAGACAGTATCAGAAGGAAACGTCTGATAAGACTTAGAGACAGTATCAGAAGGAAACGTTGAGATTTGTGGCTCTCAGATGACTGGTACATACACCATCACAATGCTCCGGCTCACACCTCATTGATGGTACATCAatatttggcaaaaaataaggTGACTGTGTTTAACCATCCCCCTTATTCACCTGATTTAGCACCATGTGACTCCTACCTATTCCCCAAAATCAAATTGACAATGAAAGGTAAAAGATTTGACGACATACCAACTATTGAAGAAAATGTGTCGAGACAACTCCGAAGCCTCACGGAAAGTGATTTCCAGCATTGCGTGGATCAGTGGAAACACAGATGGGACAAGTGCATAGCAAGCTCAGGCGATTACTTTGAAGGGGACAATTTAAATTGGGTAATTACGATTAACGGTTGGGGACTGAACTGAAGTAATGCTGTTCAAGGAGGTAGAGCAAAAGATACTAGAAATTTTACAAGGCCATTATAAAGCTTTTGCTATTCATAGATGATGAGTAGGTACACTGATGGTGACAAGCTTAGGAGTGTAGTGAATACGTGAATATTTACAATCCACTTTTGCCGAATTGGCAAACCAGTGTTAAGGGGAAGTCAGCAGGGCTAGTGTTCAGTCCAGCCAGGCCAGTTTCTAGTTCAAAGCTGTTGGTCATGCATTCAGTTCTTTTCAGCCTGCCTGCGTTCGGTGCAACTATTCTAGTTTTTCTAATACTGCCACCAAGTTGTTTCAACAAAGACAAGTTCTCAGCTGTTTAAAAGTCACACCAATTCAGAGGGTTTCTTAATTGACAGAGCTCAAGGCATAAATTTGCTGTCATATCTTCAATTCATAGTTAGAGGATTTGTGCCTAAATGTATTCTGTAAGCTTTTAGCCCTCATTCATTACTTGTTTTAATCAAAAGTCTAGATGTAGGATAACAGTTTTAATGCAAAAAGTACAATGCACACCTCTGTTTTCATCAAAAAGAGCATGCGGAATTTTGTTACCAAGAAAATTAATCACTTTTCCATACTTGCTTGTTACAAAGGTTCTAGCCAAAGGGGTTCCAAACATATAAGTCTTACAAACATCAAATACAAACCATTTCATACCGAAAATAACCTACTGTTGATTCAGCTTTTATAAGGTTCTAGCACAGGTTATTTTGTAGCAAACCCAAAGACAGTTGCAACAGAGAAGCTTTAACAATTGAGTTTACACCGGAAGCATGGCAGGGTGTCTTACCAACTGTCACTTGCCTGACTGGGAGTGCTTTGATAATCTTAGACAGAAGAGGAATTCTATTTCTTCAATCGTAGCTGGCACTTTGGTGAGATGCTTGGGATTTCATGACTACGTATAgatactaaaattataaaaattctttttttctGCTAATAATTGATGTATTTAGATGTTTGCTGTTCATACTGACTTAGAGGGTTTGAAGGTTCAATTTTAGAATCGTTTAAGTTAACCTAGTTAGTGAAGGTCCTTTTCTTACCTCTGATTTACATTGTTCACGTCAGCAATGTTTCAGTCATACCAAAGTAGTTTGGATGGCCATGTCAGCATCAAGTCCAAACTAAACTTTGGTTTTAAACAATTGCAGTATTTAGATCGTTTCAAGAACCTTCAgtatacttttattaaaatagtaTTTTACACTTATTATCATTGGTTGTTTTACTGACATTTATGGACTGTCATGATGAGATATAGCAAGTTTCTAATATGGTATTTTAGTTTGGTCTCGGCTGGTGGATCATAGCTGATGCTGCGGCAGCCTATCCTGATCAAAATGACTTTCCTAAAGCGTGTCATACCTGTGGAGTTGTCAGCACACTCGCATTAATCATGTATGTCCATTTATTTCACTGTATATCTGTTGTTTGGGGTGCAGGTTGTAGGACATATAGAACTGTTAGCTAGCGGTAATTTCACTCTAGCTGCTGGCAGTGAGTATGACTGGATACAAGGCAGTCATATCTTGATACCAGCCATACACTGGATTTTAGTTTATTGTTGAGAATACATGTGTAAATGTTGTGATGTCACGCTCGTTGTGGGACTGTTGAATTGAGAGCGTAGATAGAACGTACTCATTAGCATGTGGTAAACATTGGACATTGTCGGGTAACAGTTGAGTTTAGTTTGGTATTTCCTATATCATGAATCTACAAGTTATTGTTTAACAATGTAGTATTTCCAATGGATTGGCTATTGTTGGTAATTgatattttgttcattttactCATAGAACAGATTTTCTTTACGTAAATTTGTTTAATAGTGATAATGCTTATAGTTTCTGTTGTCCCtttcatatatttatgtatacatttataatagCTTTCTGTCATATACACTTGCATGAATGAAGAATGATTTTTTGCAGGGTAAATTCAGTCTCCAACAGTCAAGTCCGCGGGGATACATCAGATGGGGGCTGTTTGGGCTCTATTGGAGCTAAAATCTGGTTCTTCGCAGGATTTATACTCAGCTTTGGCGCACTCATCGGATCCGCATGGATCTTGTTCGGCATGTATGTTGTCAATAATTTAGGTAAGTTGACCAttgcttttattttcatttCTTATATCTTTTTTTGCCATTATCACTTATATACTCTTAAAAAACTTGCAGTCTTAGAATAATAATGAAAAGATGTTCAACACAGCATTGCAGTTTTTACCTATTTTTCACACTCaagttgaaaattgaaaataatcTGAAGAAATTCAATTGTTgtttggttaaaggttgacttgcaacaaaattcacattactttcACAGTTAAttcacagttatttgatatgaaaagattcaccatgtcttactctgttgtgttgtaggtgcaaaatatgtggaaatgtgattacgagctcttgaaagctcaaaaacgaacagttaatcgcagccacacgagaccgccgtagctcggattctctttccaaaacggctcaaatgtgacatagttgtggtagatggtttctgtttacactttcatgcagccttattcgtcgaaatattttcacaaatatacttcacgcattcaataaaaccatgtctattgttcttacgcgtctagtttatcgtcattgtaatgctgtcacttttagcactgatatcttatagcttgccgtaaaaattcgttttattttttagccttagcttgaaggagtacatatcattgtctgacaatcatgacgagcctgttggtcacttgtgataatcgaaaagtgctgcagaaattatttgcgaagtattgggtcacatgatcagattacgacttgcctaTTAGACcgaaccgaaacaaaactgtaaagtgcgagcatctatatttgatacggggtcttcggtaaaacccgaagtgtttgtcataaactagtgctacaataagttttatattgagctttttattggcctttcaattcacgtgagaacatcacgtgacaagacaataaccaaatttcatgactacatcagagaaataaagagattctaatctacggcggcttttcgtttttgagcttttaagagcttgtaatcacatttccacatatttggcaccaacaacacaacagagtaagacatggtgaatcttttgatatcaaataactgtaatgggaatttggttgcaagtcaacctttaaccattTTTGAACCTAATCTAATTTATTTTTCCTACTTACTAGCTTAAATTAATAACCATTGTTTCCATCAACTACTTTTCATTAGTTGTACTCATTATCTGACTTCTTTcatttaaaacacaaaaatgtgTGGAGGTTGAACACAGTTAGAATATAGGACTACTTGATGATTTGTCtcacatgtatatcatatatatctcATAGACATCTCATGTCTcattatatcatatattaaCATGATTCATTGCCACCTTAATATGAGTAGAGTGGGGTTATAGCGAAAGTTGTGGCACAGAGTGCTTGTGGGTTCACATCCCACAATAGCTACTTTGGCAGGAATTCCTATTATAAACTTGTGTGTTCAACTTCTAGACACTAGCTACTCTGATAATACCTTATTTAAGGTACTAGCTCTCAAGTAGTATCCGCAAGTGAGTGACTAGTGCAGTAAATGCTCGAATACTGTTAATCTTTTACATAAAGTTCACTTAACGTAAAGACTTAGTGTAAAttttttgcttcgtattacatGAGAAATTCCATGTAACATAAAGCATCAAGTCGGAGCAAGTATTCTAATTCGATTTGAACACTGAGAGTCCTAATGGTTAGCTTAAAATATAATTTCCTCATTTGCCGCAGAGAAAACTACATATAGGGTTttctgtattatatatactggtGACCCGGGCAATCTAGttcgccgtgagagatcatcacgTGTGCTGAAGCAAAGGGAATcagtagctgcacaattattcagaaatatttAAAGGTGGTCGGTTGTTGCAGGTGTTGCAATGGTAATGCAGGTGGTAAAGGTGGTAATGCAGGTGTTAGCATCGGTctactaatctgaatgtcacgagctGGAGTCTCATTGAAATAAATCTTTTATCCTAGCTTCTGAccctggcttcagacagacagacaccgcttcttattatagaaaagatatattgttgttttattttattttagacatactATTTTTTCGCAGCATAGTCCTTGCTGTGTCGAAAAgaaattgatttaaattaacATTGAAGATACCCTATGCGCTCCCTTaaacttaaagcacataaattacataagtaTTTTTATCGtatatttcagtacatcagagtcttgactttcgaatgagcctatgtTCAATAcgcaaagaataatagaactatgaaaaacagggtgtcaaaagtatgtcctgcaataaaaaaacacttagGTGTGGTTCTcgcaatgtgatgtcataattatcatttagccttaggtcgtcggtcccttt
Proteins encoded in this window:
- the LOC137404206 gene encoding transmembrane protein 50B-like — encoded protein: MAGCLTNCHLPDWECFDNLRQKRNSISSIVAGTLFGLGWWIIADAAAAYPDQNDFPKACHTCGVVSTLALIMVNSVSNSQVRGDTSDGGCLGSIGAKIWFFAGFILSFGALIGSAWILFGMYVVNNLENRNDWPGIAVFLQNLLIFFSAIIFKFGRSEDLWDN
- the LOC137404374 gene encoding apolipoprotein L3-like; the encoded protein is MGIKFSKSTELTENEKQLSFLIEDWITLRNKTICELSRVADELDDIHKKATYSKIAGGVAGAVGGGLAVTALALSFFTGGTSLLLAGTGLTIAAGGGVTATLAEVVEYLKKKTRVDSAQKALEIDKSAQAELLSKIETTIDTSNIGKDDKAKAKIGLTSFIDGLQLLWASGLRIYGMAKTGKAVYSTAKFIQTGSSLWKLGATRGLRRTLMTVGGGLAGSLFFIVDIGYVIHHTIEVKKGNPSDAAKSLRRMCSLLREERDKIIHITQTH